Proteins from a single region of Thiomicrorhabdus sp. Kp2:
- a CDS encoding DUF3010 family protein, whose product MMRICGVELTGNDAIICLLTVDNEIFNLPECRVRRVTCQNPDTSNDLQYFQKTFVQLMKDYQIDTVVIKERMKRGKFAGGANGFKLEAAIQLASELKVVLMNPTDQKAHLKHYPLPISFAETGLKKFQETAFVAAFSYYASKHVW is encoded by the coding sequence ATGATGCGAATTTGTGGGGTGGAACTAACGGGTAATGATGCCATTATCTGTCTATTAACGGTAGATAATGAAATCTTTAACCTACCAGAATGCCGTGTACGCCGTGTGACTTGCCAAAACCCTGATACGTCAAACGATTTGCAATATTTTCAAAAGACCTTTGTACAGCTTATGAAAGACTACCAAATTGATACAGTCGTGATTAAAGAGCGTATGAAACGTGGTAAATTTGCTGGTGGTGCCAATGGCTTTAAGTTGGAGGCGGCAATTCAATTAGCTTCTGAGTTAAAAGTGGTTTTAATGAACCCAACAGACCAAAAAGCCCACTTAAAGCATTACCCTCTGCCAATTAGTTTTGCAGAAACAGGGCTCAAAAAATTCCAAGAAACCGCCTTTGTTGCCGCGTTTTCTTACTACGCCAGTAAGCACGTTTGGTAA
- the glnS gene encoding glutamine--tRNA ligase — translation MSNNGKSAAVERPINFIRNIINDDLSSHKHESVQTRFPPEPNGYLHIGHAKSICLNFGLAEDYNGGCNLRFDDTNPAKEDIEYVDSIKQDVSWLGFNWSGDICYSSNYFDQFYAYAIELIKKGLAYVCFLNADETREYRGSLKEPGKDSPYRNTSVEENLALFAKMKNGEMKEGECVLRAKIDMASSFMCMRDPTLYRVRFEHHHQTGDKWCIYPMYDYAHCVSDAIEGVTHSLCTLEFQDNRRLYDWVLEHLNDFNKPDRPHQYEFSRLNLEYTVMSKRKLHQLVDDKLVEGWQDPRMPTISGMRRRGYTPASIRDFAERIGISKVDSMTEMTILEAAVRDDLNVVAPRSMAVLDPIKVVIENFDGEPEALMAPIHPQNEEMGKREIFFGRELYIDRADFTEVAPNGKFMRLALNKEVRLRNAYVIKGERVDYDADGNVTTVYCTYDPETHGKNPADGRKVKGVIHFVEASKAVAAEFRLYDRLFTVENPAKEEDFESVINPESLTVKHGFVEPGLVNSQPEKAYQFEREGYFCRDNQSAEKQVYNRTVALRDTWSQK, via the coding sequence ATGAGTAATAACGGTAAATCCGCAGCAGTAGAACGTCCAATCAATTTTATTCGCAATATTATTAATGATGATTTAAGCAGTCATAAACATGAATCTGTGCAAACACGTTTTCCGCCAGAACCAAATGGTTATTTACATATTGGTCACGCTAAATCAATCTGCTTAAACTTTGGTTTAGCCGAGGATTATAACGGTGGATGTAATTTACGTTTTGACGATACCAACCCAGCCAAAGAAGATATTGAATATGTTGACTCTATTAAGCAAGACGTTAGCTGGTTAGGCTTTAACTGGTCTGGTGATATCTGTTATTCATCCAATTATTTTGACCAGTTTTATGCTTATGCAATTGAATTAATTAAAAAAGGTTTAGCCTACGTCTGTTTTTTAAATGCCGATGAAACGCGTGAATACCGTGGTAGCTTAAAAGAGCCAGGCAAAGACAGCCCTTATCGCAATACCTCAGTAGAAGAGAATCTAGCCCTATTTGCCAAAATGAAAAATGGTGAAATGAAAGAGGGTGAATGTGTATTACGTGCCAAAATTGATATGGCCTCATCGTTTATGTGTATGCGTGACCCAACGCTGTATCGTGTGCGTTTTGAACACCACCATCAAACAGGTGATAAATGGTGTATCTACCCAATGTACGATTATGCACACTGTGTTTCAGATGCCATTGAAGGCGTTACCCACTCTTTATGTACGCTTGAGTTTCAAGACAACCGTCGTTTATATGACTGGGTATTAGAACATTTGAATGATTTTAATAAACCTGATCGTCCGCATCAGTATGAGTTTTCTCGTTTAAACCTTGAATATACGGTGATGTCTAAACGTAAACTACACCAGTTAGTGGACGATAAATTGGTTGAAGGCTGGCAAGATCCGCGTATGCCGACCATTTCGGGAATGCGTCGTCGTGGTTATACGCCTGCTTCGATTCGTGATTTTGCCGAACGTATTGGTATCTCAAAAGTAGATAGCATGACTGAAATGACTATTTTAGAAGCGGCGGTGCGTGATGATTTAAATGTAGTAGCACCTCGTTCTATGGCGGTGCTTGACCCAATTAAAGTGGTGATTGAAAACTTTGACGGTGAACCAGAAGCTTTAATGGCACCAATTCATCCGCAAAACGAAGAGATGGGTAAACGCGAGATTTTCTTTGGTCGTGAATTATATATTGACCGTGCCGACTTTACCGAAGTAGCACCCAATGGTAAGTTTATGCGTTTGGCGTTAAATAAAGAAGTACGCTTGCGTAATGCCTATGTCATTAAAGGTGAACGTGTCGATTACGATGCGGATGGCAATGTGACCACCGTTTATTGCACCTATGACCCAGAAACCCACGGCAAAAACCCAGCCGATGGTCGTAAAGTAAAAGGCGTAATTCATTTTGTAGAAGCCAGCAAAGCGGTTGCCGCCGAATTTAGATTGTATGACAGACTGTTCACCGTAGAAAACCCAGCAAAAGAAGAAGATTTTGAATCGGTAATCAACCCAGAGTCCTTAACGGTAAAACATGGTTTTGTTGAACCAGGCCTGGTAAATTCTCAACCAGAAAAAGCCTATCAATTTGAGCGCGAAGGCTATTTTTGCCGTGACAATCAATCCGCTGAAAAACAAGTTTATAACCGTACCGTTGCTTTACGCGACACCTGGAGCCAAAAATGA
- a CDS encoding peptidylprolyl isomerase — MTAKQTDKHYNKRPNFIVLREQQMALACARHILVKTKEEAEILKQQIAKGADFATLAKKHSLCPSKKKGGNLGEFRPGTMVKAFDNVVFKLPVLTVHGPIKTQFGFHLIETIYRS; from the coding sequence ATTACTGCGAAACAAACTGACAAACACTATAATAAACGACCCAATTTTATTGTATTAAGAGAGCAGCAAATGGCCTTAGCCTGTGCAAGACACATTCTAGTAAAAACCAAAGAAGAAGCCGAAATACTCAAACAACAAATTGCTAAGGGTGCGGACTTTGCGACCTTAGCTAAAAAACATTCTCTATGCCCGTCTAAGAAGAAAGGCGGCAATTTGGGTGAGTTTAGACCTGGTACGATGGTTAAGGCATTTGATAATGTGGTATTTAAATTGCCTGTTTTAACGGTACATGGACCAATCAAAACTCAATTTGGGTTTCATCTCATTGAAACCATTTACCGCAGTTAA
- a CDS encoding DnaJ domain-containing protein, with product MRFIKGLLLVIVFIFLKIIHLLFKGSRKTVDIGVDAYKSVKNSESFDEAYKNFTSNQYSKSRLSVPEEIIALMAKVAKSDGQISRLEIEFMSDTIKSIAHAMGQAGLPKPIVDSAKKRLFALANQAKKDDNPTSYYCQSLKQAGVEVRRGALLQMISFASLDGLSDNTKTLIFEIGELFEFTQEEITQFIEQVRGGTAGGYANTFQDTDPYEVLGCQESDDFSTIKKAYRKLVKQNHPDFMHGQGMDNKEIQQATAKMQDINAAYEEIKRRKGV from the coding sequence TTGCGTTTTATTAAAGGCTTACTACTCGTTATTGTTTTTATCTTTTTAAAGATTATTCACTTGTTGTTCAAAGGTTCACGCAAAACGGTGGATATTGGTGTAGATGCCTATAAATCGGTTAAAAATAGCGAAAGTTTTGATGAAGCTTATAAAAACTTTACCAGCAATCAATACAGTAAATCGCGTTTAAGCGTGCCTGAAGAGATTATTGCTTTAATGGCAAAAGTGGCTAAAAGTGATGGACAAATCAGTCGTTTAGAAATTGAATTTATGAGCGACACTATTAAATCCATCGCTCACGCTATGGGGCAAGCAGGCCTGCCAAAACCGATTGTCGACAGTGCCAAAAAACGTCTTTTTGCACTGGCCAATCAAGCTAAAAAAGATGACAACCCAACCTCCTATTATTGTCAATCTTTAAAACAAGCAGGCGTTGAAGTTCGTCGTGGTGCTTTATTGCAGATGATTTCTTTTGCTTCTTTGGATGGCCTGTCAGACAACACCAAAACGTTAATTTTTGAGATTGGTGAACTATTTGAATTTACTCAAGAAGAGATTACACAATTTATTGAACAAGTTCGTGGTGGAACCGCAGGCGGTTACGCCAACACTTTTCAAGATACAGACCCTTATGAAGTACTCGGATGCCAAGAGTCGGATGATTTTTCAACCATCAAAAAAGCCTACCGAAAATTGGTTAAGCAAAACCACCCAGACTTTATGCACGGACAAGGCATGGACAATAAAGAGATTCAACAAGCCACGGCAAAAATGCAGGATATTAATGCCGCCTATGAAGAGATTAAACGTAGAAAAGGGGTTTAA
- a CDS encoding DUF2058 domain-containing protein produces MAGSLFDQLKKSGLVNDKKAKQVQREKQQQSKQNRANKAKKGQAVVSEAAQLAAKAAQEKAEHDKQLNLQRQQEQIEKAKKAELVQIIESNSLKDFNGDMAYNFADGSVVKTLYVNPKTHKQLSIEALRIARFKDGYALISVEAAEKIMQRDESVLIGAVASDDTMSQEDKDYYAKFEIPDDLVW; encoded by the coding sequence ATGGCAGGTTCACTGTTTGATCAGTTAAAAAAGTCGGGCTTGGTGAATGACAAAAAAGCCAAACAAGTTCAGCGTGAAAAGCAGCAACAGTCAAAACAAAATAGGGCAAATAAAGCTAAAAAAGGCCAGGCGGTTGTTAGTGAAGCGGCACAACTAGCTGCTAAAGCGGCGCAAGAAAAAGCAGAACACGATAAGCAATTAAATCTGCAACGCCAGCAAGAGCAAATTGAAAAAGCTAAAAAAGCAGAGTTGGTGCAAATTATAGAATCAAATAGTCTTAAAGACTTTAATGGCGATATGGCTTATAACTTTGCCGATGGCTCGGTCGTTAAAACCTTGTATGTTAATCCTAAAACGCATAAACAATTAAGCATTGAGGCTTTACGCATTGCCCGTTTTAAAGATGGTTATGCGTTAATTTCAGTTGAAGCGGCTGAAAAAATTATGCAACGTGATGAATCGGTATTAATTGGTGCGGTGGCAAGTGACGATACTATGTCACAAGAAGACAAAGACTATTACGCCAAATTTGAAATTCCAGACGATTTGGTTTGGTAA
- a CDS encoding LysE family translocator, whose amino-acid sequence MIPADSLITFIIASLVLINSPGPDLIFVITQSAVHGARTGILVTLGLVSGLIFHTLLVAFGVAAIILASQTAFTVLKVLGAIYLLYLAWQSFNAHAEKLSAEKNIPKTAIQLYRRGIIMNLTNPKVTVFFLAFLPQFVSAENGSIVTQVFILGSLFMLLGLSSFIMIALAAGKFGNWLNQSEKAQLYLNRFASFVFVGLALNLLI is encoded by the coding sequence GTGATTCCTGCAGATTCGCTTATTACCTTTATTATTGCCTCACTGGTATTGATTAATTCGCCAGGCCCCGACCTAATTTTTGTTATTACACAATCGGCCGTTCATGGTGCTAGAACGGGCATTTTGGTTACATTAGGCTTAGTATCTGGTCTGATATTTCATACCTTATTGGTGGCTTTTGGTGTGGCCGCCATCATACTTGCATCACAAACAGCTTTTACCGTACTCAAAGTATTGGGGGCTATTTATCTGCTTTACCTAGCCTGGCAAAGCTTTAACGCACATGCCGAAAAACTGAGTGCAGAGAAAAACATCCCTAAAACCGCCATTCAGCTCTATCGTCGTGGCATTATTATGAATCTGACTAACCCAAAAGTAACAGTATTCTTTTTGGCCTTTTTACCTCAATTTGTCTCGGCCGAAAATGGTTCAATCGTTACCCAAGTCTTTATACTTGGCTCGCTATTTATGCTTTTAGGCCTAAGCTCTTTCATTATGATTGCTTTAGCGGCTGGCAAATTTGGTAACTGGCTTAATCAGTCTGAAAAAGCTCAACTTTATCTCAATCGCTTTGCTAGTTTTGTATTCGTTGGTTTAGCATTAAATTTACTCATTTAA
- a CDS encoding NAD(P)H-dependent oxidoreductase, with product MPKRIVIIQGHPDSIGEHFGHALASAYSLAAEQAGHEVKIINVAKLHFSLLSSEEEFENQAPVNDILRAQDKIMWANHIVILYPLWLGTMPAILKGFWEQLLRPGFAMKTGDRNSWPQKRLKGKSARIIVTMGMPTFIYRWFYGAHSLKSLKRNILSFCGISPIRDTLIGSVENLTKKQRNQLIEKIKNLGKQGL from the coding sequence ATGCCAAAACGTATTGTGATTATTCAAGGACACCCAGATTCTATTGGTGAACATTTTGGTCATGCCTTAGCTAGCGCCTATTCATTAGCTGCAGAACAAGCAGGCCATGAAGTCAAAATAATAAATGTCGCTAAACTGCATTTTTCATTATTAAGCAGTGAAGAAGAATTTGAAAACCAAGCGCCTGTTAATGACATTCTAAGAGCACAAGACAAGATCATGTGGGCTAATCATATTGTTATCCTCTACCCTTTATGGTTAGGCACAATGCCAGCAATATTAAAAGGTTTTTGGGAACAACTTTTACGCCCTGGATTTGCTATGAAGACTGGAGACCGTAATAGCTGGCCTCAAAAACGGCTTAAAGGTAAAAGTGCTCGAATTATCGTCACAATGGGAATGCCTACTTTTATCTACCGATGGTTTTACGGTGCACACAGTTTAAAAAGTCTTAAACGTAATATTTTAAGCTTTTGTGGTATATCCCCTATTCGCGATACACTAATTGGTTCTGTAGAAAACCTAACTAAAAAACAAAGAAATCAACTCATAGAAAAAATAAAAAACCTCGGTAAACAGGGGCTCTAG
- a CDS encoding DUF3581 domain-containing protein — protein MYLDAFHATQDNVIQITPEQGSRFAKEVSDDFNPLHNPDSKRFCVPGDLLFALTLARLGLSENMVFNYTGMVGKGVELVIPQTDDSAFTILDTNEKPYLNVKRHGNISQDLSLIEGFSRAYVAFSGHSFPHILVPLMQQHNVMINPERPMVIYESMAFEFDQLNINSPSLKLAGSSLVVEGKRGTVRIEFAIMDADKQVGSGYKTMVLSGLREYNQEQVDGLIELYETSKKTYMA, from the coding sequence ATGTATTTAGACGCTTTTCACGCTACCCAAGACAATGTCATTCAAATCACTCCAGAACAAGGCAGCCGCTTCGCAAAAGAAGTTTCTGACGACTTCAACCCTCTTCACAACCCCGATTCAAAACGTTTTTGTGTACCTGGTGATTTACTTTTTGCTCTCACCTTAGCGCGCCTAGGACTCTCTGAAAACATGGTGTTTAACTATACGGGTATGGTCGGTAAAGGCGTAGAATTGGTAATTCCACAAACTGATGATTCAGCTTTTACAATTTTAGATACCAATGAAAAACCTTATTTAAACGTAAAACGTCATGGCAATATCAGTCAAGACTTATCGCTCATTGAAGGTTTTTCTCGTGCTTATGTCGCCTTCTCAGGGCATAGTTTTCCGCATATTTTAGTGCCTCTTATGCAACAACATAACGTCATGATTAACCCTGAAAGACCGATGGTCATCTATGAAAGTATGGCTTTTGAGTTTGACCAACTCAATATCAATTCACCAAGCTTAAAACTGGCGGGTAGCTCTTTAGTCGTTGAAGGAAAGCGTGGCACAGTGCGTATTGAATTTGCCATTATGGATGCCGACAAACAAGTTGGTAGTGGTTATAAAACCATGGTGTTAAGTGGTTTACGTGAATACAACCAAGAACAAGTAGATGGCTTAATTGAGCTATACGAAACCTCAAAAAAAACCTATATGGCTTAA
- a CDS encoding TonB-dependent siderophore receptor, giving the protein MKLSKLSAAILAATFSQTVFADATDLDNIVVSANNMSQNIQSVTSQVNVITREDIEQKNYQILGDALKIVPGVSVKNTGGLGKSSSIFMRGASSSDRQALILIDGIEQTDPAGIGANVANMLLSNVERIEILKGPQSGVWGANASAGVINIITIKGQKIANVNVEVGSNNTKKLATTLGANNKQFDFAFHLEDISTDGFTAIKPYHSNESSYEDDGFNQTDVSFKMGINITPAHRIETLIKNTSASNEYDSGTNPDDASLYNDNEITTRQLQYLYNQDKINGRIYINEQTMNAFYSGYGGYSTDGLIEGLGGQLGYQYGQQNALNVSLEKKHFRDTLSDTEYTNTGYAIANSHYLTPSLVLNEALRYDEYDNFDNATTGKIGLKNHFTDQIFIAANYGTGYNAPSLYQVSRPANPTELKPESVEGYEFTLGAYGAELTYFNSQTKDKLEALGSWFNGYYVNADGKTTTEGWELSYQKELNAISTHFAVNATWLTAKNEDKQLKAYIPQQQANFTVDNYSITNLHLGLETRYTGTNYSADDEVGAQIGEYFVTDFNIDYQVNKNLNLYAKVVNLTDEDYITSVADWPATNVTPNYVYANGGRQFFMGVRGSL; this is encoded by the coding sequence ATGAAACTTTCAAAACTCTCTGCGGCTATTTTAGCGGCAACCTTTTCACAAACCGTCTTTGCCGACGCCACTGATTTAGACAATATCGTTGTGTCTGCAAACAATATGTCGCAAAACATTCAATCTGTCACCAGCCAAGTGAATGTTATTACCCGTGAAGATATAGAACAAAAAAATTACCAAATTTTAGGTGATGCTCTAAAAATCGTGCCTGGTGTTAGTGTAAAAAACACTGGTGGGTTAGGTAAATCAAGTTCTATTTTTATGCGTGGCGCCTCTTCGTCTGATCGTCAGGCATTAATTTTAATTGATGGTATTGAACAAACCGATCCAGCAGGGATTGGCGCCAATGTAGCCAATATGCTTTTAAGTAATGTTGAACGAATTGAAATCTTAAAAGGTCCACAGTCTGGTGTTTGGGGTGCAAATGCTTCTGCAGGTGTTATTAATATCATCACAATAAAAGGCCAAAAAATCGCTAATGTGAATGTCGAAGTAGGCTCTAATAACACAAAAAAACTCGCAACGACATTAGGTGCGAATAATAAACAATTTGATTTTGCATTTCACCTTGAAGATATTAGTACCGATGGGTTTACGGCCATAAAGCCTTACCATTCAAATGAATCTAGCTATGAAGACGATGGTTTTAACCAAACCGATGTTTCTTTTAAAATGGGCATAAATATCACTCCTGCCCATCGTATTGAAACGTTGATTAAAAATACCAGCGCAAGCAATGAATATGACTCGGGAACGAACCCCGATGATGCTTCTCTTTATAACGACAATGAAATCACCACTCGCCAACTGCAATATTTATATAACCAAGATAAAATCAATGGCCGTATTTATATTAATGAACAAACGATGAACGCTTTTTATAGCGGTTATGGTGGTTATTCAACAGATGGCTTAATTGAAGGTCTAGGCGGTCAGCTGGGTTATCAATATGGTCAACAAAATGCGTTAAATGTTTCTCTTGAGAAAAAGCATTTTAGAGATACATTAAGTGACACCGAATATACCAATACTGGTTACGCTATTGCCAATAGCCATTACTTAACGCCATCTTTAGTCCTAAACGAAGCGTTGCGTTATGATGAATATGACAACTTTGATAACGCTACCACAGGTAAAATCGGGTTAAAAAACCATTTTACTGATCAAATATTTATTGCCGCTAATTACGGTACTGGCTACAACGCCCCTTCTTTATACCAAGTAAGTAGACCTGCAAATCCAACGGAGCTAAAACCCGAATCCGTTGAGGGTTATGAATTTACCTTGGGAGCTTATGGAGCGGAACTTACCTACTTTAATAGCCAAACAAAAGATAAACTTGAAGCACTTGGTTCTTGGTTTAATGGTTACTATGTTAATGCCGATGGGAAAACCACCACTGAAGGTTGGGAGCTCAGTTACCAAAAAGAACTTAATGCCATTAGTACACATTTTGCAGTCAATGCCACATGGCTTACTGCTAAGAATGAAGACAAGCAGCTTAAAGCCTATATTCCTCAACAACAAGCCAATTTTACAGTTGATAATTACAGTATTACAAATCTGCATTTAGGATTAGAAACCCGTTATACAGGCACAAACTACTCTGCAGACGATGAAGTTGGTGCCCAGATTGGCGAATATTTTGTAACTGATTTTAATATTGATTATCAAGTGAATAAAAATCTAAACCTATATGCCAAAGTGGTTAATCTTACCGATGAAGATTATATAACCAGTGTCGCTGATTGGCCTGCTACCAATGTGACACCAAATTATGTTTACGCCAACGGCGGTCGCCAGTTCTTTATGGGTGTTCGTGGTAGTCTTTAA
- the cobO gene encoding cob(I)yrinic acid a,c-diamide adenosyltransferase has translation MNEQNIKQDQYHKLRMERKKAQIDASIACASDEKGILLVITGNGKGKSTSGFGMVARALGHGMKVGVCQFIKSRTDTGEEAFFKQQPNCEWHVLGDGFTWDTQDRQQDISTSKKGWQVATKMLTDPSYDLVVLDELTYLLSYDYLDKNLVLDTIQNRPEMQHVVVTGRSAIMELRELADTVSEIKDEKHAYTSGIKAQKGVDL, from the coding sequence ATGAATGAACAGAATATAAAACAAGACCAATATCATAAGCTAAGAATGGAACGTAAAAAGGCACAAATTGATGCCTCAATTGCTTGTGCTTCTGATGAAAAAGGCATACTGCTTGTTATTACTGGCAATGGAAAAGGCAAATCGACATCGGGCTTTGGCATGGTGGCTCGTGCTTTGGGGCACGGTATGAAAGTGGGGGTTTGTCAGTTTATAAAAAGCCGTACCGACACAGGTGAAGAAGCGTTTTTTAAGCAACAACCCAATTGTGAATGGCATGTTTTAGGGGATGGTTTTACCTGGGATACTCAAGATAGACAGCAAGACATTAGCACCTCAAAAAAAGGCTGGCAGGTAGCGACTAAAATGCTGACTGACCCAAGCTATGATTTAGTGGTTTTAGATGAGTTAACCTATCTATTAAGTTATGACTACCTAGACAAAAACTTAGTGCTGGACACCATTCAAAACCGTCCAGAGATGCAACATGTAGTCGTAACTGGACGTTCTGCGATTATGGAACTTAGAGAATTAGCTGACACGGTTTCTGAAATTAAAGATGAAAAACACGCTTATACCAGCGGCATTAAAGCGCAAAAAGGCGTTGATTTATAA
- a CDS encoding cobalamin-binding protein, with protein sequence MNKLLQIVWLLFLSLQSYQAWSNEIKPVNRIISLAPHITELVYSAGAGDKLVGVADYSDFPKQAKLLPVVGSSNTLNIEAIIALNPELIIGWESAIRPQDLAKLRSLGFNVWQTEVKNLTDITSLIIKIGEKAGTLKTAKQIAQKLNFIIQTEKTKYQNKPMVTAFYQVWQMPLMTINGQQFISLAMNVCGAKNAFADLPMLASEINIESLIKRNPDVFLIGGEQAFQQAWKDKWLDFPMLNAVKNQQLYLLNNDLYQRPTARLLENLPALCEIIDQARKVSITH encoded by the coding sequence ATGAATAAACTCCTGCAAATAGTCTGGCTGCTTTTTTTAAGTTTACAAAGTTACCAGGCCTGGTCAAATGAGATTAAACCTGTAAACCGTATTATCTCTTTAGCACCCCATATAACCGAATTAGTGTATTCAGCTGGCGCTGGCGATAAACTGGTGGGGGTAGCTGATTATTCTGATTTTCCAAAACAAGCCAAACTATTACCCGTGGTTGGCAGTTCAAACACCCTTAATATTGAAGCGATTATCGCTTTAAACCCAGAACTGATTATTGGCTGGGAATCCGCTATACGTCCGCAAGACCTTGCAAAACTGCGTTCTTTAGGCTTTAACGTCTGGCAAACAGAAGTTAAAAACCTAACCGACATCACCTCTCTAATAATAAAAATCGGTGAAAAAGCAGGCACACTTAAAACAGCAAAACAGATCGCTCAAAAGCTTAATTTCATTATTCAAACAGAAAAAACCAAATATCAGAATAAACCGATGGTCACGGCTTTTTATCAAGTTTGGCAAATGCCGTTAATGACAATAAACGGGCAACAATTTATTAGTTTGGCAATGAATGTATGTGGGGCTAAAAACGCATTTGCCGATTTACCGATGCTCGCTTCAGAAATCAATATTGAAAGCTTAATCAAACGAAACCCCGATGTGTTTTTAATTGGTGGAGAACAGGCGTTTCAACAGGCCTGGAAGGATAAATGGTTGGATTTTCCCATGCTTAACGCCGTTAAAAATCAACAACTCTATTTACTGAATAATGACCTTTATCAAAGACCCACGGCTCGATTATTAGAAAACCTTCCTGCGTTATGCGAAATAATTGATCAAGCAAGAAAAGTTTCAATAACCCATTAA
- the kdsB gene encoding 3-deoxy-manno-octulosonate cytidylyltransferase: MSFCIIIPARFESSRLPGKPLMDIHGKPMIQWTWQQAKKSGAERIIIATESLQVKAACEAFGAEVCLTGDQHQSGTERIAEVIQLSGIADDEIIVNVQGDEPMLPSELIHQVAEGLETNPNIPMATLCEPIYSVETVFDPHAVKVSRDVNDFAINFSRAPLPWSRDTFSQNIKTLPTNWAYKRHIGLYAYRAGFVKQYVAWPECELEHVEKLEQLRVLWHGVNILVLDALCDAGVGVDTAEDLQQVRRLLASN; the protein is encoded by the coding sequence ATGTCATTTTGCATTATTATTCCTGCCCGTTTTGAATCCAGCCGTTTACCAGGTAAACCACTGATGGATATTCATGGTAAACCGATGATTCAGTGGACTTGGCAACAAGCCAAAAAATCAGGTGCGGAACGTATTATTATTGCCACAGAATCGTTACAGGTAAAAGCAGCGTGCGAAGCTTTTGGTGCGGAAGTCTGTCTAACAGGTGACCAACATCAATCGGGAACAGAACGTATTGCCGAAGTGATTCAATTGTCAGGCATTGCAGATGATGAGATTATTGTGAATGTGCAGGGGGATGAACCAATGCTACCCTCTGAACTGATTCATCAAGTGGCAGAAGGGCTTGAGACGAACCCGAACATACCCATGGCCACCTTGTGCGAACCGATCTACTCTGTAGAAACCGTGTTTGACCCACATGCTGTTAAGGTGTCGCGCGATGTAAATGATTTTGCCATTAACTTTAGTCGTGCGCCATTGCCTTGGTCAAGAGACACCTTTTCACAAAATATTAAAACTTTACCCACCAATTGGGCGTACAAACGCCATATTGGGTTGTATGCTTACCGTGCAGGTTTTGTTAAACAGTATGTGGCCTGGCCTGAGTGTGAGCTTGAGCATGTTGAAAAACTTGAACAGCTACGTGTGCTTTGGCATGGTGTGAATATTTTGGTTTTAGATGCGTTGTGTGATGCGGGTGTGGGAGTCGATACTGCAGAAGATTTACAGCAAGTACGTCGCCTGTTAGCTTCAAATTAA
- a CDS encoding Trm112 family protein, whose protein sequence is MDPKLLEILVCPVSKTKLIFDKTKQELISTAANLAFPVRDGIPILLEDEARQLSAEEVETYRKQKS, encoded by the coding sequence ATGGATCCGAAATTACTAGAAATTTTAGTCTGCCCAGTCAGCAAAACTAAGCTTATTTTTGATAAGACCAAACAAGAGCTTATTTCTACCGCAGCCAATTTAGCGTTTCCTGTTAGAGATGGTATTCCAATTTTACTTGAAGACGAAGCACGTCAACTTTCGGCTGAAGAAGTTGAAACTTACCGTAAACAAAAAAGCTAA